In a genomic window of Microcebus murinus isolate Inina chromosome 17, M.murinus_Inina_mat1.0, whole genome shotgun sequence:
- the LOC142861589 gene encoding small integral membrane protein 30-like has translation MTSVSTQLLLVLILLLLVLAIVEALEAGDAVALFLGVVLSITGICACLGVYARKRNGQV, from the coding sequence ATGACTTCAGTTTCAACACAGTTGCTCTTAGTCCTCATTTTACTGCTTTTGGTGCTGGCTATTGTTGAAGCATTGGAAGCTGGAGATGCAGTTGCTCTCTTCTTAGGTGTGGTTCTCAGCATTACAGGCATTTGTGCTTGCTTGGGGGTATATGCACGGAAGAGAAATGGACAGGTGTGA